The DNA segment CGTATCCGGGATATCAGTTAAAGGCCCCGAAATCATTTTCGTGAAATAAGACGTCACTTTTGAAGTGCAATGCTCCGTCACCAAAAGATGCGGCGGCGCCGTTTCATCGGAGGGATTAAAACCGGTATTCAGCCAAAAAGTCTTTTTGAAAAAAACTTTATTGAGCTTCATATAAACAAGACGGACCATGGTGGCCAAAGAATGAAAATATCCGTAAACCTCGCCGACCATGGCATAAACCTGTTCCGCGTCCTCCTGCTTTAAAATGCCGCTTAAGCCGCCGGGGGACTTGTCCAAATCCCCCTTGGTGAACAACACCCATGTTCCCAAATCCTTGGGAGGATTGCCCAAATTTAATCCGCAGCGCGCCGTCGTGAACTCATCGCCGTCGGCCGCAGGTTGGCCGCCGATGCAAAATTGCCCCTGCCAAGGGTCATTGACGCCAAGCTCAGCCGGATCCTCATTGGCGCTCAGACTTGTGAAGGCTTCGCTTGCGGGAAGACTTCCCGGATAAACGCCGTTTTTCAACAAAAAATACCAGAGCAAAGAAGGGTCTTTGCCGGTCGTGCCCCCGCCCGGCGTCGGCCAGGAAACCAGCTCAAAATCCTCTCCCTTGGCCTGGAAAACCCGGGTCGGCCAAGGAGAATTAAGGTAGGCGAAACGATTCGCCGCGTCGGACAATTGAGAGGCTTCCATAAAAGCCGAGGTGTCCATGGCGAATTGCATCAGGATTTTCTGCTGGGAGAGCTTCGCCACCTCAAAGATCAAAATAGCGAACAAAAACAAACCGGGGAATATAAAAAGAGAAGGAACAAGAATCTGCCCGCGTGAATTCATCCGTATTAATCTTACCGGCAAATCAGCCCGATCACCAGAGGGGTCCCCGCAGCGATTTAACGTCGCCTTCTTACGATAAGAAACGTCAATGACAAAGCCAAAACAAGAAAAGTCAAAGGCGCAAATGGCCAAAACTTGGGAATGAGATAAACAATCATGCCCAGATAAAGACCCAATGCCAGATACAAGACAAAAAGTCCAATAGGTGGCTTACGAACAGGTTGCATTCCAGCCAACCCCCCGCGTAACTCCTGATTTTCTTCCCGAAGCCTCTGGCACTCATCCGCGAACTGCTGGGCAAACATTTCACTGCGTTTTAAAGTCAAACGCACCAGGTCAATCTGTTTTTTCAAATACTCTACTTGTTGCACGGCAGAAATAACGTCCGGTTTAATCTCCCGAACAACACGCTCCACACGCTTAGGCCTGGAGCCATTAAGGTCTTTGCTGTAAACCTGCTTGGTATTGATGTTTTTTTCCATACTCAGCGCTTCCCATTTTATTAATAACAGGCATATCCCCAAAAAGCCACTCCGTCATTTCCCGGGCGTATCTCTCGGCGCCAAGCTCCTTGGGAGGACTCTCAACGATAGGAATTTCAAGCTCCAAGGCCATATCAATTCCACAAATATAGGTTCCGATGTCCTGACGATCGGCGACTTTATGCAGCCACCCATAAGGCTCCATCTCTTCAATAAAACTATTTTCCGTAGGAGCCACAACGGGAATTCCACAGCTCATAGCCTCAATGACGAATAAAGGAACTCCCTCGTAGCGACTTGTCAAATAAATGACCGATGATTTCTGCAACAGCTTGTCTACCTTATGGGTTAGGCCGATGTAACTTATCTTTTGGGCAATCTCCGGCTCAGAAACCTGAAGTCTTCGGAGTTCCTTCTCAAATGCCGGGCGGCCTGGGCCATCTCCGGCAAATTTAAATACCGCCCGCTTCTCGGGGCGTCTCCTTAAAAAATCAATGGCCACGCGCAAGGCCAGCAGAGGGTCCTTCTGCCAATCCATCCGGGCGCACCACAGCACCGTTTTTGGGTTACGCCGGGATTGGTGGAGGCGCGGATCGAAACGTCTCTGATCAACGCCGTGAAAAACAGTTTTAATCTTAGACCGCGGGAAATAAAGCTCCTCGATCATGCGTGTTGTTAAAATACGCGAATGAGCGGCGACGCGATCCAAAACATTGGCGCATTTGGCGATCATTTTAGGACCACCGCCGGTATATATTGTTTTGGATAGTTCCGGCCAAAAACAATGCGCTTGGGCCACGATGCGAAGGGCCGGCATTGCGCGTTTGAGCTTGGACAACAAATCAAAAATTTCGCTTGCGTGGCTCAACAAAATGCAGTCAGGCTGCAATGTTTTTAAAATGCCAAAAACAGCATCATTCTTGGCTTGTCTGTCTCGCCAAAGATGACCCAGGTGAACGATATCATCAACAAACGGCCTGAAAAAGTCTTGGGCATCATGCTGCGATTCCTCAAGAGTAAGAATGATAATGCGCTCAAAACGCGATCTTAGATCGCCCCTCTCGAGCAGGGTTCTAACGCTGTAATCCGCTCCTGTTACATGCAACCAACGCATAACAATGACCAGGGTTTGGACGGTATTGTGCCTGCCGAAAATATTGACGGAAATCGGCCTCTTAAAATAATAGCCGACGGCTTGACGCACGCGTTCATCGCAAATCATGTTTTTCGGAAGACAGGCCGAATGTCTCACGGGTTCAAGCCAGACTTTAACCTTATTTTTGAGATTAGGATGCAGGGCATCATAAGTCACGACTTTGGTCCGCCAGGAAGCCGTCGAAGGTGCCAAAAAAATCTGCCGAACGGAGACATCGGGAGAAACAAAACCATCGGAACCGGCGCTTCCATGGTCCGTCAGCCTAAGAATGGCCAGTCGATCCAACATAACTCCTTGCGCATGTTGTCCTTGCTCGTCGACAAACACGAGTATCGCCGCCTCCCCGTCGCAGAATGTCTTGTTTTGAGCATTGAGCATGAGCTGCGGCAATCCTGCCCTTCCAAAATCTCC comes from the Elusimicrobiota bacterium genome and includes:
- a CDS encoding glycosyltransferase, which translates into the protein MNPEKGLTFSVIIPCYNQGRFLMDALESLAVQTRIPDEVVVVNGGSDDAETNGLCHALPHFHFPFRLKIIIQGNFGVGADRNAGIKHSAGEVIVTLDADDKLPVDALETFERLLLKNPLVDIISLDIQRFGLAKNRHIYMPFNPWLMLQVNLLDPFVIRRKVFEAGHWYDEKYPRDIPAEDWEFGIRACVLGPFLPMQSSVCRFYRKHGYSLWSYSPWEKEYGHIREFMHRYLAAKKLLGDESEMRMRTLHAPTHIWARSDPKAPFENISDIRVIDIKKLKTSLEKDHISRFVWLGDFGRAGLPQLMLNAQNKTFCDGEAAILVFVDEQGQHAQGVMLDRLAILRLTDHGSAGSDGFVSPDVSVRQIFLAPSTASWRTKVVTYDALHPNLKNKVKVWLEPVRHSACLPKNMICDERVRQAVGYYFKRPISVNIFGRHNTVQTLVIVMRWLHVTGADYSVRTLLERGDLRSRFERIIILTLEESQHDAQDFFRPFVDDIVHLGHLWRDRQAKNDAVFGILKTLQPDCILLSHASEIFDLLSKLKRAMPALRIVAQAHCFWPELSKTIYTGGGPKMIAKCANVLDRVAAHSRILTTRMIEELYFPRSKIKTVFHGVDQRRFDPRLHQSRRNPKTVLWCARMDWQKDPLLALRVAIDFLRRRPEKRAVFKFAGDGPGRPAFEKELRRLQVSEPEIAQKISYIGLTHKVDKLLQKSSVIYLTSRYEGVPLFVIEAMSCGIPVVAPTENSFIEEMEPYGWLHKVADRQDIGTYICGIDMALELEIPIVESPPKELGAERYAREMTEWLFGDMPVINKMGSAEYGKKHQYQAGLQQRP